A window from Candidatus Neptunochlamydia vexilliferae encodes these proteins:
- a CDS encoding 50S ribosomal protein L11 methyltransferase codes for MIDWNKQWELHAPGFKEGFVSVALKNYGGSNHSFRLAPGAGFGDLSHPTTRLMLSLMPKEITAPVIDVGCGSGVLSLAAKTLGAPSVLGIDIDPAAIEHSQKNAKLNELECIFDTKIELVPPSPLILMNMISSEQRIAWDALPSLGSYTLIVSGYLEDEAAPTHYGTITASKTLEGWKAFAISYE; via the coding sequence ATGATCGATTGGAATAAACAGTGGGAGCTCCATGCTCCCGGTTTTAAAGAGGGATTTGTGTCTGTTGCCCTTAAGAATTATGGAGGTTCCAACCACTCCTTCAGGCTCGCTCCTGGGGCGGGGTTTGGTGATCTCTCCCACCCCACAACGCGGCTGATGCTCTCGCTGATGCCTAAAGAAATCACCGCTCCGGTGATCGATGTGGGGTGTGGGAGTGGGGTCCTTTCCCTTGCGGCAAAAACGTTGGGAGCTCCTTCGGTCCTGGGAATCGACATCGACCCTGCAGCCATTGAACACTCCCAAAAAAATGCTAAGCTAAATGAACTTGAGTGCATCTTCGATACAAAGATTGAGCTGGTCCCTCCCTCACCGTTGATCTTGATGAATATGATTTCGTCAGAACAAAGGATCGCTTGGGATGCGCTTCCTTCTCTTGGCAGTTATACTTTGATCGTGTCGGGATACCTTGAGGATGAAGCCGCGCCGACTCATTATGGAACAATTACCGCTTCAAAAACACTCGAAGGGTGGAAGGCATTTGCGATAAGCTATGAGTAA